In Augochlora pura isolate Apur16 chromosome 3, APUR_v2.2.1, whole genome shotgun sequence, the sequence CGCTTAGATTCCAGCTCAGACGAAACATTAGAATTTCGCGTCTCGTGCAGTCTGTAACATGGGTTGgagtgaaattttaaataaggcGCTCGCAGTATCAGATGGTAGCGACAGGTGGTGGGGGCTCGTGGCTGAAACAGTTGTGCAAAAGCATCGAAAGATCATTGTTCGTGGTTCGAGCTTCTCGTTTAAACAGTATTAGCTCTTGTGatagaaaaatgtcgaaataCACGATCGTTATGGTCCGCCACGGCGAGAGCGAGTGGAATAAGTTGAACTTATTCTGCGGATGGTACGATGCTAATTTGTCTGACAAGGGTAAGTGTTATCGCGATTATGAACGTGTGAAGAGGATTCTTCAAGGGCAAAAGGTCGATCTTGCAAAATGTCATGAAACGTTAGGCTCCTTtaaccaaaatatttctatagatATTATGCATCGGCACAGTCAAGTATTATATCCACAAACATTggttatcaaataaattggTTACAAAACTTTCCCGAATGCAACCACTgccggaaaaattgttttcctaAGCATTTGTTTTTTAGGAACATGCGATCGTACTGGCCTTTATATTTTgagaacgatatttatttacagaattttcaattctgcACACTTATTTAAGAGACAATCGATGTAAACACGTAACCAACAAAATTACGCGATTAACAATGCGTATTTTTGATTCTAGGTAAAACTGAAGCGGTGTCCGCGGGTAAAGCGGTGAAGGAAGCTGGATTGACATTCGATGTTGCTCATACGTCGGTGCTGACTAGAGCACAAGAAACTCTGAAGTCTATTCTGAAAGAATCTAACCAAGAAAACATTCCTGTTAATAAGACTTGGCGTTTAAATGAACGTCACTACGGTGGTTTAACTGGAATGAATAAAGCGGAAACGGCTGCAAAATATGGCGAGGAACAAGTACAAATCTGGAGGAGATCGTTTGATATACCTCCTCCCCCGATGGAGAAAGATCATAAATACTATGATACGATAGTAAAAGACCAAAGGTATGCCGGTGAACTGAAAGAAGAAGAGTTTCCTAAATTTGAGTCTTTGAAACTGACGATTGAAAGAACATTGCCGTATTGGAATAATACGATTATTCCGCAACTaaaggaaggaaagaaaatcATCATTGCTGCTCACGGAAATAGTTTGCGTGGCATTGTGAAGCATTTAGACCGTAAGAATTTACACGCATTGAacatattataacatttatggggattataaaacaaatgatatttttctttcagaaATGAGCAACGATCAGATCATGGGCTTAAACTTACCAACCGGTATTCCATTTGTTTATGAATTAGATGAAAACTTTAAGCCTGTTGTGTCCATGAAATTCTTGGGCGACGAGGAAACTGTGAAGGCTGCGATTGCTGCAGTTGCTGCACAAGGGAAAGCCAAGTGAAACTGAACAACTATGATAACAAAAATCTTCGTTATTaccatgaaaaatattgactaGTTTCTAGTTTGATCAttgttggaatatttattttcaatattagaAAGATATTTTGCAGTAAAGATTCGAAATTCTGTATACAATCATAATGTATGATACAAggtatttattgaaaatcattataaagtgtcgacagaaaaatatatgaatagaatgtaattattttccgtgACATTCATCAAATTAAGTTCTAAAAACGTTAGATAGGGACttttctctcactctgtcctcgagccgaaatcttcgcgcgcggcataCCCCTATTCCGTTCGTTTTGATGGGCTTTTTACCCCTGCGCGCTCGACTCCCGCGTGCGCACCGACAAACCATGAATCTGCAACCGGAAGACTGGTCATCCTACGAATCGACATCCAGCTAGAGGACGCTTTCGATTCCTCGGAAAAATACGGGCAGACTTTATTTCGAAGGCTTGGAGATAACATCGCTATCcaggaaataaagttttaaagacgatttttgtgtaactagttaatttttacaagcaGAACACTTTTGTGTTCCACGGGCATCCGAACCAACCAAACTCCCCTAATCCCACCCAAAAGCTACGTGTTGCCGCGTACACACGTTACGATCGAAATGACGCGGTTCCCAATGACTTTTTGACTATGAATGCGATAATGGCCTAACATTTGTATGAAGCTGTAGGtcataacaaaataaaaagataaaacttTAGTAAAGTAATGGCTTTTCGGAGAACTGCCTGCTACGGATGGTTTTTCTATAGAATGTAAAACTGATGAGTCGCTTGCCTGATTCAGCGATTCCTTTTAAGCGGAACACTGCACAACAGCAGTGTTTGTATACTACGCTATCTATAGTTTGTGTCATTTTCCTGCGGATGTACAATACGTTTAGTAGTAAGTGGAACTCGTTACATCAATGACTAATGTAGTTCATTATCACGCTGCCGTGTATGTATACAATTTCTAAGAAAGATTAGAAGAACGAGCACTCAGCAATTAACAGTCATTAGAGTAAATAAAGCGGATCATTGAGCGATATGCAGTTATCAAGCCTCGCACAAATGATTGTGATAAAGATAGAATATTGTACTTTCAATCAATGAAGTATGGACAATGTTGATTTTAAAACGGTTTTAATAGGTGACAAAGATGTAGGAAAAACATCTCTTGTGACACGttatatacatgaaatatttactGAGGAAGTCCGCTATAGAAATGTAAGTACAGTGTActgttttgtttatttatagatttgtTAATgcttaattaaatgatttgatTCCGTatatgttgaaataatttgacgTTAAATGTGTAGGAAATTGATTGGTTTTCAAATGTATtgcaattttgtagaaattcgtaataatccactttataatttactgtattaattttagtttagcTAACTAagataaaatcattaaaatgtGCGGTTAAAGTCATGTAGAAGATGAATATCAAAACAAATTAACTCAGTTCCATTTTCCCTAGACAATAGGCGCTGCATTTTTATCTAAGACAGTAATATGTAATGGAGTTTCGATCAAACTGGGAATATGGGATACAGCAGGTAGCGAAAGGTAAATAGTTTCCATAGCTCTATGAAAACTGAAAAATCACAAGATGATATTTgtagttattaaaatactgttttattagaaacttcatatttttatagatttgaGGCAATGACTAGGATGTATTATCGTGGTGCTCAAGCTGCTATAGTTTGTTTTGATGTTACAAGAGCAGTTACCTTTCAGAGGGCAAAATTTTGGATCAGGGAACTCAGAAAATATGAAGACTcgtgtaaaatatacatttgtgCAACGAAAATGGATCTCCTTAATCTCTATGAGGTTCAATTTTTGGATATGGgagctataaataattatgctaCGAGCATAAGAGCTAAATTCTATATGACATCAAGTAAGACCGGAGAAAATATTGGTAGGAATCAATTTTAAGATTGTAATATTATGAtcaatatagtattaattagttaattttgtAGGTGAATTGTTTGATGCAATTGTGCAAGACTTTGCGGCAACCAATCCTGTTAAAAGAACACACGACGCATGTCTCTTAACTTCTACAGTGCCAATGAAGAAACATTCTAGATGCTGCTAATATTGGAAGTAAGAATGATAGTTTTAAGTTTTGTTACTAATTTCGAGTAAGTGCACATTGTATAACGAATTTTGATACATTATTTCATAAACGTGTAAAGATATCACTATATTTAGATAGcttgaatatattttgaaatatattttttacttttttaaatattgctttcattttgttatgatgtctatatgtatatccaaaataattaactatcgATAaagtttatgtatttataatctaatgtaggaatgtgatttcaaaatataagTCTTAATCATTTAGATTTAATAGAAAGGCAAAATTGATCCAAAGTTATTACCAATAATCTGTAGTACTTGTTTAATATCTTTGTGCTGTGcaagagaatttattaagataGAAACCTTGATGCCAGAGtactgcaataattaatatcattgttTAAGCAGCCAaacaattaatacattttattatactgaTCTTACCTTTCATTATAAAACtgtctttcaataatttcttcatcatccaaattcattgtaatattctcagctatacaatattttgtatgcAACAAAAATTGCTACACTGATATGTAAACTGTTTATTGCtcaattatttgcaatattacgATGGTAGCGATGTTATACAAATTTCTCGAACTTTCTCATAAATACCAAAAAATACAAATCCGCTAATTGTAAAACCAACCACCCTGGGAAGGAAACCTGCGAAAAGTCTGAAAGTGTGatgtcaataattattatatggaaaatattaatatcaatccAACAAAATCATTAACGGTATACCCTTTAACACCACATGCTCTGTAAACTTCCTTCAACATTATAGAGATTTTTACTTCCTCTTTTTCCGCAGACGTATTTGACAACATTATTCTAGTTTTCGCGACGTCTAGGGGAGTCGTTATAGCCGCGGATATAGCCACTTGAAAATTAGTGCTTAGATAAATATCTTATTGTGTGCAATCATAACTTGCCATTTAATCCATCGTGATTTTGAATAGGACAAAGTTTCTTATTACCTGACAAAGATCCGCAAATGGCACCCTCTATTGGCGTACAGTCTCGACCCTGGCGTTTCTTCcaataaagttttaaatattcccATAGCGGCATTTGAATTAAGCCAAATGGCAAATCACGAAGAACGGTACTACCGTATCCACGATATAAAGTTCTTAATGGTAATCTATGTTCATCACGTAAAAGCGCTTGTTTCCTTTGTTTCACTACCTCTACTGGTACTCGAATTAGACACGCGCCCTGTTAGCGAAATCTCTgcgtatttaaattatacaaattgatcgatactttttaaaaaatccaagTATACAGATAcacaattcaaaaataaaatgtctcaCCGTTTCTCCCAATGCCGCGGCGACCATATGTATAAACGAGTGATACTGGTGGGGTATATGGggttgaaaaatttctttcaatccATCGTAAGTCACAAAAAATACCGCAGCTAAAAATAATGCATCGATTAGTGAAAAATGATCGTTGTTAATTTAGAATACACAAATAATTAAAGGCAAAAGTGTACATTCTATAAACTTGCTAAGCGATCTACGCAAAATCGTCGGGTTTCAATACGGTCGAAGATATGCATTgtatatttgcaaatattcaaagtaattaagacATATGTAAACTTTTGTATGcggtttatataattaaaatttacccGATGGAGCAGATCCTATCATTACAGGGGCCAGCCCTTGATAGACTCGTTTAAATCCGCCAGATTGAAGAAAACCATGCTGACTTTGTAAACGTGTTTTGAGCGTGTCCAGTggaaaaaatgtgaaatcacAAACGATTCCAGCGACAGCACCTGACTGTCgtgtatgtaaaattattatgacaACATTTGAATGGTATAGTAAATAACCCAGATTATTTAGGATTTAGATCTTAagcgattattatttctactataGTCTGCTCTCGATCTATTTTAAAGTCGTTTACCTATAATCTAATCAATTATGGAATCGAGTACGCACAGCTACCATGCAGATCATGTTTATCAAAGTCGGAACACTAGATAACAAACTACTTTTAATCGTTATGGAAAACTAGTACAACAATTAtgaagtttattttttttatatacgaCGGCAATGATAGCTActgttaattgtaaataaaatttcgtacaCTTACAATAAGCGATGTGAGAAAAACATTTCTTGCGTTTGCGGTTTCTTCCTCAGAATCTTctttatgaaacatttttgatTAGTAAAATGTTTGCTTAACGTGTTAACATTTTCAGGTATCGACGTCTTTATCTTAAATGCTGCATTAATCAcatcatcgaatgaaatgaaagatTCTTTGAGCAAAAGATAACCACAACATTGTAGtttcttaacaatttaacgttaataaattgGTTGCGGTAtgtatcattaaaattttcatttaaaattttgtatatttgtcACCCACATGGACGAAATTATCACGCAAAGGTCGGAAACATGTGTACATTCTTACGCAATGACATCACTCCACCAACGTAAGTTTACTATTGTATTATCTATGCTCGGTCTTGTCGTCTGCTTTCCGATTGTGCTTGCATACCTGTATGTATAATCTGTTCACGAAACCTAACCTAGTCCTGTATATCTCAAAGGACTgcacgtatacatatatcttttACATACTGTCCTTTAGGTTAGGAATTAGGATTTAGGATGAGATTTTTGTTTTGAAAACGTTTTCTCCCTAGACCAAATAGATGAAGCGTGATAGAGAATTACTAGGTACTCGggatatgtgtatatatatgtaggaAATCGCACCGCAATTACGTCATGAAAACTGTTAGATGCAGTATGAGGAAATTCTTGGCTTTTGTATTTGCTACATTTCGGTCAGTCGGGAGCACGAACGacatttcgaagaaaatgatTGACTCGATGTTTTAGGAACTATTCAAGCGTTCTCATAACCTTGAAATTTCATTGACACCCCTTTCGGCGGGAATCTCGAAAGATTTTGTATCCTCGTACGGTCTATAAAAATGTCTCAAAACATTTTGAAAAGCAGCTTGGAAAATGCTTccttcaatattatatttcaggTATTTTGCTAACATAGCAAATCTTATCACTCTTATCCTACCAATACGACATGTTATTTCATAGTGACTGTCATTTcagattcaataaaaaaattagtgtcataTTTACAAATCGTAATCATGGCGATTTATTTACTTAGTTGTTTTATGCTAAGCTATGTTCGAAAAGCAATTAAATGatctccattttatttatagatactATGTCGTGGTGTTACATTTGTTTTGAATGCATTTGTTGTTCGACATGTTGGTCAAGCAGTTCTGGGTGTTATAAATGTGAGGCTCCTGTTGTTGGAGTCGATGATCTTGTTCTTATCTCGAGAACCATTTATGAAAGCATGCTTAACTAATACAGCAGAACATAATTGGGCCCAAGTTGTTAATCTATTATGGATGACGTTAGTCTTTAaagataatttgttaaaaaactgATGATCATTTAGATTTGATAAAGAGACATTATATGTAAATCTTTTTTCAGGGTTCCTATATGTTGTGTGATGTCTACAATATTTGGATACATATGGCTCTACGTTTTATCAACAACTGAAGAATTACCAGCTTATTATATGTTTGCAGTTTGGGCAGTTGTTCTGTCCTGTATTATTGAATTGTCGTCATTAATTGTTCAGTTGGTTGCTAgcgcatttttatttgttaaattgaaagtaaGAGTATGCTATAGAAATACTATTATCAATCTAGAACATTTTAATAGCTACTTAATGTTTCAGATTGTTCTTGACACTATCATGATTGCTATTCGTACTTTAACATTTGTTCcattaatactttataatcCAGATAATGCATTATTTGCGTTTGGAGTAGCTCAACTAGTTGCAGCAATCTTTTATACTACTAGTCACTATGGATATTTCCATTactatatcaaaaatattaataaacataagTTAAAACGACGAATGTCATTGAAAGATAGTAAAGATGAATATGTTGTAAGAGACTTTCCATTTAAAACGGTAATGGATTTCCTACCTGGACGGTTAGAAAATAAAGTATGTACCAAGATCTGCCTTGTTTTTGTCCTGAATATATATAACTGTCTATATTACAGGAATCATGTTTAGATAAAAAGTTATCTATTCTTACATGGAGCTTTTTTAGACAAGGAATTCTAAAGCAAATTCTAACAGAGGGAGAAAGATTAATCATGACAGTGATGCCAGTCTTAACATTTACTGAACAAGTATTAAGCATAgagttattattttcttataaattctcTTATTAGCATTAATCTTGTCTAATTTTTACTTGTACAGGGAACATACGAAATTGTGAATAATTTAGGTTCTTTAGCGGCAAGATTCATTTTCCGTCCAATAGAAGAAAGtgggtatttttattttacccaAATGATTAAACGAGATAAACCAATCAATGATCAAAATCCTGTAAGTAGATAAAAGACGAAAATTCAGTGAACATTGATTTAATACggattaataagaaaaaatgatATGTATTTTAggtaaaaattcaagaaagcGTAAATGTTCTTACACATTTATGTTCAGCTGTTACTTCTATCGGTCTAGTTGTCCTAGTATTTGGTCAATCATATTCGAGTACTCTATTGTGGTTATATGGTGGTGCAAAATTAACTAATCATCTACCTATACTTTTGATGAGGGCACATTGTTTAGCCGTTTTACTATTAGGCATAAATGGTGCCACAGAATGTTACACCAATGCCACAGCTGACAGTGCTACTATAAACAAGAGCAACTTAATTATGATCTATGAATCGATTGCGTTTTTGGTCGCatcatatttatttgcaatatgGTTCGGACCAGTTGGTTTTATTCTCGGGAATTGTGTGAATATGAGCTTAAGAATTATGCATTCTACTATCTTCATTAACAGAAGATACAAAGATACGGTGTACCGTCCATTAAATGGATTAGTGCCAAAGCCTATGTTCTCTGCTTCTCTTCTTATAGCAGCTCTAATCACTAACGTGTCTCATGTAAAAGAAACACTTTTTTATACTTTAGTATTATCAATATTCGGAACTGTACAATTAACGTTTCTTTGTTTTAGGCTTACTTTTTTCCTGGTGAAAAAGCGCTGCACCTAATTATCGGAgtaattatgtttataatCGTATTAATATCGTGGATTTACGAGCATCATGACCTAATCAGGCTTAGTACAAATAAATGGTacgaaagaagaaatagaCATAAAAAGAGTGACTGACCTTAACTATGTTAAAGTGCtggtttattaatatttacatacaaaCTTATTTACAAGAGTGCTACAAtgtggaaattatataaattttctaaaatttaataatcatgTATTTTCTATActgttattacaaatattcctATCTCAAAGAAATCACATTTAGCTTAAATATAACCAGTATTATTAGtttcaataataatcattatttctTTACATAGAGATCTCCTTATAAATTGCACCTACTACAAGACCCTGGCGTTGAATAAGGCACTCcctataaaattgtttaaatattcttttgtatTCCTAATTTAGTACAACTTGtagaaatttgtttgatttcaatactgttttaataaattcttaaataataagttaaaatCCAATGTGAAATTCATAGCATTAATAATATGaagatattgaattatataaattttatatgttaccTGTTATCGTTCTGAAGAGCTATGATAGCAGTTGGCGAATCTGCCTCCAACTTTGCAACTTGATCAGCAATAGCTGCGATTATTCCTGCACTATCTGTAGAAGCATCTCCTTTGGCTTATAAAAGATTATGgtacttcaattattttatgatttctagctttaaatatcatatacttttttaaaattaaacaattacctCCCAAACATAATCCTGTATGATCTGCCAAGATGCAACCAACAATACCCTCCACATTATTTCTACAAAAGGATgcaataatgttatttaagaACCAGAACAAGGTTAAGTTGCTACATGGTCTCTCTGTGCCCCATGTTCTGGTTTAtccagtttaattaatttgtatcgattaatacaaatcaataaaaaatattttcctttaagAACTgatattagaatatttgttGGAATTGCATATTATTCGTATGGGGAAgatgtaatattttcatcattaTTCCAATGTAAGTGAATACAAATTTACAGTAGTACAATTGTTTGCGAAAAACCGCATTGTAAACGGACGTGTAAACATTCACTTATGTACTTTACgtcaaatgaataataatgtgGAATTTGTTCATATCGAACTTACACGTCATCGAGTGTTTTTTCTAaacttttttccattttcttgcTCTAATCGTTTTGTCGGACACACTTTCCGAATATTGATAACTTGTTTGTAAGAACAATTTGACGTAAGGAATATGTACACCGTATACACAGATTTGACAAGTGTATTGTTGCAACAGGTTTAATCGACGAATTCGATATATCATATTGTATCCCATCGAGTATCGTTCGATATATATCGTAAttagtaatacaataattgatCCTACTGCTGCACATCTCCAGACCAGCAGTGTTATTCGCTAGCGAGGGTcggaatagaaattttctttgctctcaTTGGCTGACAATTCACTGCTGAGACATGACTCGTCGCGGATTGGATGCGTAATGAAATGGTGGGAATGTACACGCCAGCTTAAAGAGTAAGAAAACCGTGGAGAAGTAGGTCCCATTATTGTATAGGGCGTCGAAAATATTACGTAGAAATTTTAT encodes:
- the LOC144479053 gene encoding man(5)GlcNAc(2)-PP-dolichol translocation protein RFT1, with the protein product MSQNILKSSLENASFNIIFQILCRGVTFVLNAFVVRHVGQAVLGVINVRLLLLESMILFLSREPFMKACLTNTAEHNWAQVVNLLWMTVPICCVMSTIFGYIWLYVLSTTEELPAYYMFAVWAVVLSCIIELSSLIVQLVASAFLFVKLKIVLDTIMIAIRTLTFVPLILYNPDNALFAFGVAQLVAAIFYTTSHYGYFHYYIKNINKHKLKRRMSLKDSKDEYVVRDFPFKTVMDFLPGRLENKESCLDKKLSILTWSFFRQGILKQILTEGERLIMTVMPVLTFTEQGTYEIVNNLGSLAARFIFRPIEESGYFYFTQMIKRDKPINDQNPVKIQESVNVLTHLCSAVTSIGLVVLVFGQSYSSTLLWLYGGAKLTNHLPILLMRAHCLAVLLLGINGATECYTNATADSATINKSNLIMIYESIAFLVASYLFAIWFGPVGFILGNCVNMSLRIMHSTIFINRRYKDTVYRPLNGLVPKPMFSASLLIAALITNVSHAYFFPGEKALHLIIGVIMFIIVLISWIYEHHDLIRLSTNKWYERRNRHKKSD
- the LOC144479055 gene encoding ras-related protein Rab-24 isoform X2; translation: MDNVDFKTVLIGDKDVGKTSLVTRYIHEIFTEEVRYRNTIGAAFLSKTVICNGVSIKLGIWDTAGSERFEAMTRMYYRGAQAAIVCFDVTRAVTFQRAKFWIRELRKYEDSCKIYICATKMDLLNLYEVQFLDMGAINNYATSIRAKFYMTSSELFDAIVQDFAATNPVKRTHDACLLTSTVPMKKHSRCC
- the Lamtor5 gene encoding late endosomal/lysosomal adaptor, MAPK and MTOR activator 5, producing the protein MEKSLEKTLDDVNNVEGIVGCILADHTGLCLGAKGDASTDSAGIIAAIADQVAKLEADSPTAIIALQNDNRECLIQRQGLVVGAIYKEISM
- the LOC144479055 gene encoding ras-related protein Rab-24 isoform X1; its protein translation is MDNVDFKTVLIGDKDVGKTSLVTRYIHEIFTEEVRYRNTIGAAFLSKTVICNGVSIKLGIWDTAGSERFEAMTRMYYRGAQAAIVCFDVTRAVTFQRAKFWIRELRKYEDSCKIYICATKMDLLNLYEVQFLDMGAINNYATSIRAKFYMTSSKTGENIGELFDAIVQDFAATNPVKRTHDACLLTSTVPMKKHSRCC
- the Pglym78 gene encoding phosphoglyceromutase 78 — its product is MVATGGGGSWLKQLCKSIERSLFVVRASRLNSISSCDRKMSKYTIVMVRHGESEWNKLNLFCGWYDANLSDKGKTEAVSAGKAVKEAGLTFDVAHTSVLTRAQETLKSILKESNQENIPVNKTWRLNERHYGGLTGMNKAETAAKYGEEQVQIWRRSFDIPPPPMEKDHKYYDTIVKDQRYAGELKEEEFPKFESLKLTIERTLPYWNNTIIPQLKEGKKIIIAAHGNSLRGIVKHLDQMSNDQIMGLNLPTGIPFVYELDENFKPVVSMKFLGDEETVKAAIAAVAAQGKAK
- the LOC144479054 gene encoding mitochondrial S-adenosylmethionine carrier protein produces the protein MFHKEDSEEETANARNVFLTSLISGAVAGIVCDFTFFPLDTLKTRLQSQHGFLQSGGFKRVYQGLAPVMIGSAPSAAVFFVTYDGLKEIFQPHIPHQYHSFIHMVAAALGETGACLIRVPVEVVKQRKQALLRDEHRLPLRTLYRGYGSTVLRDLPFGLIQMPLWEYLKLYWKKRQGRDCTPIEGAICGSLSVAISAAITTPLDVAKTRIMLSNTSAEKEEVKISIMLKEVYRACGVKGLFAGFLPRVVGFTISGFVFFGIYEKVREICITSLPS